One stretch of Zingiber officinale cultivar Zhangliang chromosome 6B, Zo_v1.1, whole genome shotgun sequence DNA includes these proteins:
- the LOC121990842 gene encoding uncharacterized protein LOC121990842: MKMSQTIDAFFKRKNDEIRASQSNPTTNIDHLNFESRPAKSLRVEINERFDIQSLERDPGLRPHIWEYPIEKRDEVRRAYIKVGPYQYMLSKYPKSRKKHPRSFQVSWFKLFPSWLEYSPTADAAFCLPYYLFHTQDRPSGLDAFTINRFHSWKKVRDGKNYTFLAHIGKDLTSPHRNANAEKACEDLMNQQIHIVQSFEKFTSQEVAENKLRLKASIEVTRWLVFQGCSFRDHDESIISNNRGNFLELLSFIVSYNDKVEEVLNKAPRNASYTLPTTQKQILGFFGVVHIKDTIASTLKECIFFVLSYHTLDVQNIRGQGYNGASNMRGEWNGLQALILGECPYAYYVHCFAHRLQLTLVAASKEVIPVRHIFTKLSSIINVVSASSKRNDQLKVTHASNIAHLLNINELESGKGLNQIGSLQRAGDTRWSSHLKSISSLIKMFSATCEVLLNIIDDGTTPAQRGDADAAYEVLTSFEFVFILHLMRKILEISNLLCQALQLQSQDILNAMHLVSSTKLLIQKLRDDGWDELVADVKSFCQALSIPIPDFNAQYIARRGRARHQQDEITVDHHYRVDIFNVVIDSQLQELNSKFNDNTVELIILSSALDPREMRISFRIDDICRLVQKFYPKDFAEYEMLQLRNQFEHFDHVRQLPDFRTLTTISDLCQWLVKTRKSEVYPLVFRVLTLILTLPVSTATTERSFSAMNIVKTRLRNKMEDEFLNDCLLVYIEKQIAKKFSIDSLVDDFRDMQERRSKF, translated from the exons ATGAAAATGTCACAAACAATTGATGCATTCTTCAAAAGAAAGAATGATGAAATTCGAGCTTCTCAATCAAATCCAACTACAAATATTGATCATTTGAATTTTGAAAGTCGTCCTGCTAAATCTTTAAGAGTTGAAATCAATGAGAGATTTGATATTCAATCATTAGAGCGTGATCCAGGATTGCGACCACATATATGGGAGTACCCCATTGAAAAGCGTGATGAAGTTAGAAGAGCTTATATTAAAGTTGGTCCATATCAATATATGCTTTCAAAGTATCCAAAGTCTAGAAAAAAACATCCTCGCAGTTTTCAGGTATCGTGGTTTAAGTTATTCCCATCTTGGTTGGAATATTCTCCTACTGCAGATGCTGCATTTTGCTTACCATATTATCTATTCCATACTCAAGATAGACCTTCTGGATTAGATGCATTTACTATTAATAGGTTTCATTCATGGAAGAAGGTAAGAGATGGGAAAAATTATACATttttggcacatattggaaaagaTCTCACTTCACCTCATCGAAATGCAAATGCTGAGAAAGCATGTGAAGATCTCATGAACCAACAAATACATATTGTACAAAGTTTTGAGAAGTTCACATCTCAAGAAGTTGCTGAAAATAAACTTCGTTTGAAAGCTTCAATTGAGGTGACTAGATGGCTTGTATTTCAAGGATGTTCTTTCAGAGATCATGATGAGTCCATTATATCAAACAatcgtggaaattttttagaacTATTGAGTTTCATAGTCTCTTACAATGACAAAGTAGAAGAAGTTTTGAATAAAGCTCCACGAAATGCATCATATACATTACCAACAACACAAAAACAAATTTT AGGCTTCTTTGGAGTTGTTCATATTAAAGACACCATAGCATCAACATTGAAAGAATGTATCTTTTTTGTCCTATCTTATCATACTCTTGATGTTCAAAATATTCGAGGGCAAGGTTATAATGGTGCAAGCAACATGCGTGGTGAATGGAATGGATTGCAAGCTTTAATTTTAGGTGAATGTCCTTATGCTTACTATGTTCATTGTTTTGCACATCGTTTGCAATTGACACTAGTTGCTGCGTCGAAGGAAGTTATCCCAGTCCGTCATATTTTTACCAAGTTAAGCTCTATTATCAATGTCGTTAGTGCCTCATCTAAGCGTAATGATCAATTAAAAGTCACTCATGCCTCAAATATTGCTCATTTACTTAATATTAATGAGCTTGAAAGTGGGAAAGGACTTAATCAAATTGGTTCTTTACAAAGGGCAGGTGATACTCGTTGGAGTTCTCATTTGAAATCTATATCTAGTTTGATAAAGATGTTTAGTGCAACATGTGAAGTTTTATTGAATATCATTGATGATGGAACTACACCCGCTCAACGTGGAGATGCTGATGCAGCTTATGAGGTGCTAACTTCTTTtgaatttgtttttattttgcatCTAATGAGGAAGATTTTGGAGATTTCTAATTTGCTCTGTCAAGCTTTGCAACTTCAGTCTCAAGATATTTTGAATGCAATGCATCTTGTTTCATCTACTAAGTTGCTCATTCAAAAATTGAGAGATGATGGATGGGATGAATTGGTTGCGGATGTGAAATCTTTCTGTCAAGCACTTAGTATACCTATACCGGATTTCAATGCTCAATATATTGCAAGAAGAGGAAGGGCTCGCCATCAACAAGATGAAATTACAGTAGATCATCATTACAGAGTTGATATTTTTAATGTAGTGATAGATTCTCAATTGCAAGAATTGAACAGCAAATTTAATGACAACACAGTGGAGTTGATTATTCTTAGCTCGGCATTAGATCCAAGGGAGATGCGCATTTCATTCAGAATTGATGATATTTGCAGATTGGTACAAAAGTTTTACCCCAAAGATTTTGCAGAATATGAGATGCTACAATTAAGAAATCAATTTGAGCATTTTGATCATGTGCGACAACTTCCTGATTTTAGAACATTGACAACTATTTCTGATTTATGCCAATGGTTGGTGAAAACTAGAAAGTCAGAAGTCTATCCACTTGTGTTTAGAGTCTTAACACTTATTCTCACACTTCCAGTTTCTACGGCTACCACAGAGCGATCTTTTTCTGCTATGAATATAGTCAAGACTAGGCTTCGTAATAAGATGGAAGACGAATTTCTTAATGATTGTTTGCTAGTGTATATTGAGAAGCAAATTGCTAAAAAGTTTAGTATAGATTCACTTGTAGATGATTTTCGTGATATGCAAGAGAGACGTTCtaaattttaa